The Myxococcales bacterium genome contains a region encoding:
- a CDS encoding sigma-70 family RNA polymerase sigma factor produces the protein MRDADPDLELMLAFCAGDDSAFEPLFDRWGRPLLRYLERMVADSAIAEELVQETFLRVYRARERYRPDAKFSTWLYRIATNLALNELRRPQRSRPHTSSDTTTELARAPLKLVSQLVSSEPAADEQLDVRRRTGRVEQALALLPERQRMALWLCAVEGMSYAEIALSLDTTQKSVKALIHRARVALVETELESESESERMQEHQQEQKMETRKETRS, from the coding sequence TTGCGCGACGCGGACCCAGACCTAGAGCTGATGCTCGCATTTTGCGCGGGCGACGATTCGGCCTTTGAACCGTTGTTCGATCGCTGGGGGCGGCCGCTGCTCCGCTATCTGGAGCGCATGGTCGCCGATTCGGCCATCGCAGAGGAACTCGTGCAAGAGACCTTTTTGAGGGTTTATCGCGCCCGGGAGCGCTATCGACCGGACGCCAAGTTTTCCACCTGGCTGTACCGCATCGCGACGAATCTCGCGCTCAACGAACTGCGTCGGCCGCAGCGATCGCGTCCACACACGAGCAGCGACACAACGACCGAGCTTGCCAGGGCGCCATTGAAGTTGGTTTCGCAGTTGGTTTCGAGCGAGCCGGCTGCAGACGAGCAACTCGATGTGCGCCGCCGCACCGGGCGGGTCGAGCAAGCCCTCGCCCTGTTGCCCGAGAGACAGCGGATGGCGCTGTGGCTGTGCGCAGTCGAAGGGATGTCGTACGCGGAGATTGCGCTGTCACTCGATACAACGCAAAAGTCGGTCAAGGCCCTGATCCACCGGGCACGAGTTGCTTTGGTGGAGACTGAACTCGAAAGTGAAAGTGAAAGTGAAAGAATGCAAGAACATCAGCAAGAACAAAAGATGGAAACGAGAAAGGAAACTCGATCATGA
- a CDS encoding DUF3106 domain-containing protein, whose product MFARAKQLSRLTTALLGTLVWVSWVGGASAEDSFAMDDAAIADFPQSERRMMRFLSEAERRAIRHEHRKFWRRNGIESNRNSPYVYDHGARNSLRQFEFSPKERRDLRARLHQLPAEERKELRKKIRNMRELPEAERKLLRERLHDMMSLSKDEQRAFRKNAGRWAEMPDERREKLRLQMRRLRALPADERLALLERLLDESQREPDESSEQ is encoded by the coding sequence ATGTTCGCGCGCGCAAAACAGCTCTCGCGATTGACCACTGCCTTGCTGGGAACGCTCGTCTGGGTGAGCTGGGTCGGCGGCGCCTCAGCCGAAGATTCGTTTGCGATGGACGATGCGGCGATCGCAGATTTTCCGCAATCCGAGCGTCGCATGATGCGCTTTCTGTCCGAAGCCGAGCGCCGGGCCATTCGACACGAACATCGAAAGTTCTGGAGACGAAACGGCATCGAGTCTAATCGCAATTCTCCTTACGTTTACGACCACGGAGCCCGAAATTCCCTTCGACAATTCGAGTTTTCACCGAAAGAGCGTCGCGACCTGCGCGCCCGACTTCACCAGCTCCCCGCCGAAGAGCGAAAGGAACTGCGCAAAAAAATCCGAAACATGCGCGAGCTTCCCGAAGCCGAGCGAAAGCTGCTGCGCGAGCGCCTGCACGACATGATGTCCCTCTCCAAAGATGAACAGCGCGCGTTTCGCAAGAATGCCGGGCGATGGGCTGAGATGCCCGATGAAAGGCGCGAAAAGCTACGGCTTCAGATGCGGCGACTCAGGGCGCTACCGGCCGATGAACGACTCGCGCTGCTCGAACGCCTGCTCGATGAGTCACAGCGCGAGCCCGATGAGTCCAGCGAGCAATAG
- the fabA gene encoding bifunctional 3-hydroxydecanoyl-ACP dehydratase/trans-2-decenoyl-ACP isomerase yields MGRDHFSKDELLAFAYGRLVKDPPETLRTRLPAPPMMMFERITLIEADKARGRIVAECDVKLDDWFFHCHFDGDPVQPGCLGLDAVWQLLGFYCAWRGGPGSGRALGVGEVEFLGQIRPHDKLVRYEVDVRRYTLLSKQGASLVVGDARVLVDGEEIYVIKKARVGTFTGIAYTDYPLSSENAHGGRNDR; encoded by the coding sequence ATGGGCCGCGATCATTTTTCAAAGGACGAGTTACTCGCCTTTGCATACGGTCGTCTGGTGAAGGATCCACCCGAAACTCTGCGAACCCGGCTGCCAGCTCCGCCGATGATGATGTTCGAGCGAATTACCTTGATCGAAGCCGACAAGGCGCGCGGCCGCATCGTGGCCGAGTGCGATGTGAAACTCGACGACTGGTTTTTTCACTGCCATTTCGACGGCGACCCGGTTCAGCCCGGCTGTCTCGGGCTCGACGCGGTGTGGCAGTTGCTCGGCTTCTACTGCGCCTGGCGCGGAGGACCCGGATCGGGTCGCGCCCTCGGAGTGGGGGAAGTCGAATTCCTGGGACAGATTCGCCCCCACGACAAGTTGGTGCGCTACGAGGTCGACGTTCGCCGCTACACCCTGCTCAGCAAGCAAGGAGCATCACTGGTGGTGGGCGATGCTCGAGTGTTGGTCGACGGAGAAGAGATTTACGTGATCAAGAAAGCTCGGGTCGGCACGTTTACCGGCATCGCCTATACCGACTATCCACTCTCCTCTGAGAATGCACACGGCGGAAGGAACGACCGATGA
- a CDS encoding HAMP domain-containing histidine kinase, with the protein MLDTLRSFFDPPISSDPSQIKARLAWVVRLRWLALGAQLLSIIPALEFEVLQRHLLPAFIAVVAALALLNIVSWAALRRQTDAHLGHVFFQLAADIVALTALLALTGGAWNPLMPILFVHMGLGALLLEGRLSFFLFVLLLGCIGFNQVYAQIAPGLEANLLPAYLLFPAQFIVAGVFWILTAWLSRTLMALQAHYSFLSERKTRIDRLRAVGALAAGLSHEFATPLNTAKLKLERLARTNDLKDDSDWATASEALERCEEILRRMSGSQLEPEGLKLEAVDVAMIVERMCDSASEADRAPGTSKIRFTDNGRSHRRALLPAVAFSHAILNLLDNARESTHGTGQIDVDVSSRGGRIQVRIMDRGPGWPDVVRKHFGEPFITTKPDGVGLGLYYVHNLTEAVGAEFTLEDREQGGAVARISLPALSPVGETTLS; encoded by the coding sequence ATGCTCGACACCCTGCGATCATTCTTCGATCCGCCGATTTCATCCGATCCCAGCCAGATCAAGGCAAGACTTGCTTGGGTCGTGCGGCTGCGTTGGTTGGCTCTCGGCGCCCAGTTGTTGTCCATCATTCCGGCCCTCGAGTTCGAGGTGCTCCAGCGACACTTGCTGCCGGCCTTCATCGCCGTGGTCGCCGCCCTGGCTCTGCTCAACATCGTTTCCTGGGCGGCCCTGCGGAGACAAACCGACGCCCATCTCGGACACGTGTTCTTCCAGCTCGCCGCCGACATTGTCGCCTTGACCGCGCTGCTCGCGCTGACCGGTGGAGCCTGGAACCCGCTGATGCCGATCCTCTTTGTCCACATGGGTCTCGGCGCACTGCTGCTCGAAGGGCGACTGAGTTTCTTCCTCTTCGTCTTGCTGCTCGGGTGCATCGGATTCAATCAGGTTTACGCACAAATTGCGCCGGGCCTCGAGGCCAACCTGCTGCCCGCCTACTTGTTGTTTCCCGCACAGTTCATTGTTGCCGGTGTGTTCTGGATCCTGACAGCGTGGCTGTCGCGAACCTTGATGGCACTGCAGGCCCACTACTCATTCTTGAGCGAGCGCAAGACTCGCATCGATCGCCTGCGCGCCGTCGGTGCTCTGGCCGCGGGACTTTCCCATGAGTTTGCGACTCCCCTCAACACTGCAAAGCTGAAACTCGAACGTCTTGCACGCACCAATGATTTAAAGGACGACAGCGATTGGGCAACGGCTTCCGAAGCCCTCGAGCGCTGCGAAGAAATTTTGCGGCGCATGTCTGGTTCCCAGCTCGAACCCGAAGGATTGAAGCTCGAAGCCGTCGACGTAGCGATGATCGTCGAGCGCATGTGCGACAGTGCGTCGGAAGCTGACCGCGCGCCTGGAACATCAAAGATCCGATTCACTGATAACGGCCGCAGCCATCGCCGCGCGCTGCTTCCCGCAGTTGCCTTTTCCCATGCGATCTTGAACCTGCTCGACAACGCTCGAGAATCGACCCACGGCACCGGACAGATCGACGTCGATGTGAGCTCCCGGGGCGGACGGATCCAGGTGCGGATCATGGATCGCGGTCCAGGTTGGCCCGACGTCGTGCGCAAGCACTTTGGCGAACCGTTCATCACCACCAAGCCCGATGGAGTTGGACTCGGACTTTACTATGTTCATAATCTGACCGAGGCCGTCGGCGCCGAGTTCACCCTGGAGGATCGCGAGCAGGGCGGAGCCGTAGCGCGGATCTCGTTGCCCGCCCTGAGCCCGGTTGGAGAAACAACGCTGAGTTGA
- a CDS encoding OmpA family protein, producing MKTRSTALVIAAIGLLILAGCTTTSDTTDDMSGAETSPETGSEFSQGETPVANVVAESSATLGTAYFDYDSAEIRGMVRDVLKANAEILQRTKASATIEGHADERGSEEYNLALGERRAESVRNYLKALGVSGSKLHIISYGEARPAGTGHDEASWKLNRRAEFHTR from the coding sequence ATGAAGACACGATCCACTGCGCTCGTCATCGCTGCAATCGGGCTACTGATACTGGCGGGATGCACGACAACCTCCGATACGACCGACGACATGTCCGGTGCGGAAACTTCCCCGGAAACAGGAAGTGAGTTCAGCCAGGGCGAGACTCCTGTAGCCAATGTCGTAGCTGAGTCCTCCGCCACACTCGGAACAGCTTATTTTGACTACGACAGCGCCGAGATTCGCGGCATGGTGCGCGACGTGCTGAAGGCCAACGCCGAAATTCTGCAGCGCACGAAAGCGTCTGCGACAATCGAGGGCCATGCGGATGAGCGCGGCTCCGAAGAATACAACCTCGCTCTCGGGGAGCGCCGGGCCGAGTCGGTCCGCAATTACCTCAAGGCGCTGGGGGTTTCCGGATCCAAGCTGCACATCATCAGCTATGGCGAAGCCAGGCCTGCGGGCACGGGTCATGACGAAGCGTCGTGGAAACTCAATCGCCGCGCGGAATTCCACACCCGCTAG
- a CDS encoding 3-oxoacyl-ACP reductase FabG, with product MSEALVALVTGGATGIGAACCRKLAAEGFRVGIHYRSSEEKAQKLLAELPDSFCLRADLSDSTAIDGMIKELKQTAGRVDVLVNNAGFNVNAPILAMNLEQYDSVTALARSTWYLSKLILRRFMLRQGSGRIVNISSVVGHTGNPGQVPYTMVKAGLDAFTKSLAQELAGRDILVNSVAPGFIETEMTDDLPDEVKQSILARIPQGRMGTAAEVADVVAFLATRASYINGTVVHVNGGMYGG from the coding sequence ATGAGTGAAGCCCTGGTAGCGCTCGTGACCGGTGGAGCCACCGGCATTGGGGCGGCGTGTTGCAGGAAGTTGGCTGCCGAGGGCTTTCGAGTCGGTATCCACTATCGCTCGAGCGAGGAGAAGGCACAGAAGCTGCTGGCCGAACTACCGGATAGTTTTTGTCTGCGTGCCGACTTGTCCGATTCAACCGCCATCGACGGGATGATCAAGGAACTCAAACAGACGGCGGGCCGGGTCGATGTGCTGGTGAACAACGCCGGTTTCAACGTCAACGCGCCGATACTCGCGATGAATCTCGAGCAGTACGATTCGGTGACCGCGTTGGCTCGGAGTACCTGGTATCTCTCGAAGTTGATCTTGCGGCGCTTCATGCTGCGCCAGGGGTCGGGCCGCATCGTGAACATTTCGAGCGTGGTCGGCCACACCGGGAATCCCGGACAGGTCCCGTATACGATGGTAAAGGCGGGTCTCGACGCGTTTACCAAGTCCCTCGCCCAGGAACTCGCGGGACGTGACATCCTCGTCAATTCAGTGGCACCGGGTTTCATCGAAACAGAGATGACCGATGATTTGCCCGACGAGGTCAAGCAGAGCATTCTCGCGCGGATTCCGCAGGGACGAATGGGGACGGCCGCGGAAGTTGCGGACGTGGTTGCCTTTCTCGCGACCCGGGCAAGTTATATCAACGGCACCGTAGTGCATGTAAATGGGGGCATGTACGGTGGTTGA
- the thiI gene encoding tRNA 4-thiouridine(8) synthase ThiI: MPNRAQQQHADERMVLLRFGGEITLKAPATRRRFTKRLVKNLKDAIKSAGIEATIERDHDRVYVTAHSSGDLSNLARCFGVQSISMVERREWKSLEDLVELATSLYCDAVRGRRFAVRVRRVGERRDICVRSQEVARAVGAALDKFADRVDLENPDVEVQLEIMPGWVYFFSRRIPGPGGLPGGVEGRAVSLVSGGFDSAVASWLMLKRGVSLDYVFCNMGGRAHQIGVLQVMKQITDQWSYGMRPHLHSIDFDLVTRNLRERSETRYWQILLKRLMLRAGTMIAAERDASAIVTGDVVGQVSSQTLQNIAVISQATSTPILRPLVGFNKDEIIAIARKIGTESLSKGVEEFCAMVPSKPATHASLDVILREEARLDGELLERAVEERSVIDLRALDITASKRSRLATDSIKAGSVVIDLRSSAAYRGWHYPDALHLDFNEALRAYSHFDKDQDYVLYCEFGLKSAHLAELMCNGKLRACHFDTGLKKLIQYARGQGLSTPEI; encoded by the coding sequence GTGCCGAACCGTGCGCAGCAACAGCACGCCGACGAGCGCATGGTCCTGCTGCGTTTTGGCGGCGAGATCACCCTCAAGGCTCCCGCGACTCGCAGGCGCTTTACCAAGCGTCTGGTCAAGAACCTCAAAGACGCGATCAAGAGCGCGGGCATCGAGGCGACGATTGAGCGCGATCACGACCGAGTGTACGTCACGGCGCACAGCTCCGGTGATCTCTCGAATCTGGCCCGCTGTTTTGGGGTGCAGTCCATTTCGATGGTCGAACGCAGGGAATGGAAGTCGCTCGAAGATCTCGTTGAGCTTGCGACCTCACTCTACTGCGACGCGGTTCGCGGCCGACGCTTTGCAGTGCGGGTGCGTCGAGTCGGAGAGCGGCGCGATATCTGCGTTCGCTCACAGGAAGTCGCGCGCGCCGTAGGTGCGGCGCTGGACAAATTCGCCGACCGAGTGGATCTCGAAAATCCCGATGTCGAAGTTCAGCTCGAGATCATGCCCGGGTGGGTCTATTTCTTTTCGAGACGCATCCCGGGTCCAGGCGGCCTGCCGGGAGGAGTCGAGGGTCGGGCGGTGTCCCTGGTATCGGGTGGTTTCGATTCGGCAGTCGCGTCGTGGTTGATGCTCAAACGCGGCGTTTCGCTGGACTACGTGTTTTGCAACATGGGAGGACGCGCCCACCAGATCGGCGTGCTGCAAGTCATGAAGCAGATCACAGATCAATGGTCGTATGGAATGCGCCCACATCTACACAGCATCGACTTCGATCTGGTGACGCGAAATCTGCGCGAACGCAGCGAAACCCGCTATTGGCAGATCCTCCTCAAGCGGTTGATGTTGCGCGCGGGGACGATGATTGCCGCAGAGCGCGATGCCAGCGCAATCGTGACCGGCGATGTGGTGGGGCAGGTTTCGTCCCAGACCCTGCAGAACATCGCCGTCATCTCGCAAGCTACCTCGACCCCGATCTTGCGACCGCTGGTGGGATTCAACAAAGACGAGATCATCGCGATCGCGCGCAAGATCGGCACCGAGTCGCTCTCGAAGGGCGTCGAAGAATTTTGTGCGATGGTGCCCAGCAAGCCCGCAACTCACGCGTCTCTCGACGTAATCCTTCGCGAAGAAGCGCGACTCGACGGGGAGTTACTCGAGCGCGCGGTCGAAGAGCGAAGCGTGATCGACCTGCGGGCCCTCGACATCACCGCTTCCAAACGTTCGCGTCTTGCGACCGACTCGATCAAGGCGGGATCCGTGGTAATCGATCTTCGCTCGAGTGCGGCGTACCGAGGTTGGCACTACCCCGATGCGCTCCATCTGGATTTCAACGAGGCCCTGCGGGCGTACTCACACTTCGACAAGGATCAGGACTACGTGCTCTACTGCGAGTTCGGGCTCAAGAGTGCTCATCTCGCGGAACTGATGTGCAACGGCAAACTTCGCGCGTGCCATTTTGACACCGGGCTCAAGAAGTTGATCCAGTACGCGCGCGGGCAGGGGTTGTCGACTCCGGAGATCTAG
- a CDS encoding beta-hydroxyacyl-ACP dehydratase: MGACTVVDLLTHEEVLARVPQREPFRFIDEIIEIDSEHIIARYTFREDADFYRGHFPGNPITPGVILVESMVQAAVVAFGIYLYAAEFSAEEVKDLLTIFTDANVDFSGIVKPGDRVTTTARKMFFRRKKLRSEAEMRLDDGTLVCSGVLSGMGIPR, encoded by the coding sequence ATGGGGGCATGTACGGTGGTTGATCTGTTGACCCATGAAGAGGTGCTCGCCAGAGTTCCCCAAAGAGAACCGTTTCGCTTCATCGACGAGATCATTGAAATCGACAGCGAACACATCATCGCGCGGTACACCTTTCGCGAAGACGCTGACTTCTACCGCGGGCATTTCCCCGGCAACCCCATAACCCCCGGTGTGATCCTGGTGGAATCCATGGTCCAGGCCGCGGTGGTGGCATTTGGTATCTATCTGTACGCCGCTGAATTTTCTGCGGAAGAGGTCAAGGACCTCCTCACCATTTTCACGGATGCCAACGTGGATTTTTCGGGAATCGTCAAGCCAGGGGATCGCGTGACGACAACGGCACGCAAGATGTTTTTCCGTCGCAAGAAGCTCCGCAGCGAAGCCGAAATGAGACTCGACGACGGCACCCTGGTGTGTTCGGGTGTGCTGTCCGGGATGGGAATTCCAAGATGA
- a CDS encoding VOC family protein has translation MSDRPFRVLGLQQIAVGGLDKSALRRFWIDTLGLTPAGTYRSEGENVDEDIAVAGAGLFKVEVDLMQPIDPDKKPKVHEPALNHVGLWVDDLAVAYRWLGEQGVRFTPGGIRKGASGYDVCFIHPKGNEESPIGAEGVLVELVQAPDDVISAFRAAASGD, from the coding sequence ATGTCGGATCGGCCGTTTCGTGTGCTTGGGCTTCAACAGATTGCAGTTGGGGGTCTGGACAAGTCAGCGCTGCGCCGATTTTGGATCGACACCCTCGGATTGACGCCGGCAGGGACGTATCGCAGCGAAGGCGAAAACGTCGACGAAGACATTGCGGTGGCGGGCGCAGGGTTGTTCAAGGTCGAAGTCGATTTGATGCAACCCATCGACCCGGACAAAAAACCCAAGGTTCACGAACCCGCGCTCAATCACGTAGGACTGTGGGTGGATGATCTGGCGGTCGCGTATCGCTGGCTTGGGGAACAAGGGGTCCGCTTTACGCCGGGGGGCATACGCAAGGGTGCGTCGGGGTATGACGTTTGTTTCATTCACCCCAAAGGCAATGAAGAATCGCCGATCGGCGCCGAAGGCGTGTTGGTCGAACTCGTGCAGGCACCCGACGACGTGATCTCGGCGTTCCGCGCGGCGGCATCTGGGGACTGA
- a CDS encoding ketoacyl-ACP synthase III: MSLYLHGLGHFHPENEITNQFLESLDIGTNEDWIMDRVGIRSRRTSLPLDYLRDTLNRDPRVGMEAAEYSNAEMGRRAAAMAMERAGVGADQIGMVIAGGCAPDFAIPAESARMANLLGIEAPCLDIASACTSFFAAIQVISMMDPQKLPEFVLVVASEVMTRTVDYSDRNSAVLWGDAAAAAVISARVPGRATITGSNLESNPSGHGKVVIPRLGFFDQEGRSVQLFAIKRTISGLQQLQSEFVANDRNFHFVGHQANLRMLENVCRKCDIKEEFHHFNVDWYGNTGAASGVSVVSMNWDKWLPKDDIALVGVGSGLTWGRYLVRMSEGTNA, from the coding sequence TTGAGTCTCTATCTACATGGATTGGGTCATTTCCATCCAGAAAACGAAATCACCAATCAATTTCTCGAATCCCTGGACATTGGGACCAACGAGGATTGGATCATGGATAGAGTGGGAATTCGCTCCCGCCGGACCTCGCTCCCGCTGGACTATCTCCGTGACACCCTCAACCGGGACCCCAGGGTCGGGATGGAGGCCGCCGAGTATTCGAACGCCGAAATGGGGCGGCGCGCCGCCGCGATGGCGATGGAACGGGCAGGGGTTGGCGCCGACCAGATTGGGATGGTGATTGCGGGTGGCTGCGCACCAGATTTTGCGATCCCCGCCGAATCCGCGCGCATGGCAAATCTGCTGGGCATCGAAGCCCCATGTCTGGACATCGCATCCGCTTGTACGAGCTTCTTTGCTGCGATCCAGGTGATTTCGATGATGGATCCGCAGAAGCTTCCGGAGTTTGTTCTCGTCGTGGCGAGTGAGGTGATGACGCGCACGGTCGACTACAGCGATCGAAACAGCGCCGTTTTGTGGGGAGACGCTGCGGCTGCCGCGGTGATCTCGGCGCGGGTTCCCGGGCGCGCGACGATCACGGGAAGCAACCTCGAATCAAATCCTTCGGGGCACGGCAAGGTCGTCATCCCGCGTCTCGGATTCTTCGATCAAGAAGGTCGCTCGGTTCAGCTGTTTGCCATCAAGAGGACGATCTCCGGCTTGCAACAGCTCCAGAGCGAATTTGTCGCAAATGACCGCAACTTCCACTTTGTCGGCCATCAAGCGAATCTGCGGATGCTCGAAAACGTCTGTCGCAAGTGCGACATTAAGGAAGAGTTTCATCACTTCAACGTGGACTGGTACGGCAACACCGGTGCCGCCAGTGGAGTTTCGGTGGTTTCCATGAATTGGGACAAGTGGCTTCCCAAAGACGACATTGCACTTGTCGGTGTTGGCTCGGGCCTGACCTGGGGACGCTATCTGGTACGCATGTCCGAGGGGACGAACGCGTGA
- a CDS encoding alpha/beta fold hydrolase translates to MQDAPKRIESRIETIEASDGAALYVEAHGEGIPVVFSCGYCTTHENWRPQVEPLVAAGARVILHDLRGHGSSDAPGEKSAYSMDQVVDDLARVIGWGAPDEPVVLAGHSFGGLSSLHFAARRPELVRALVLLSTGPGFKNPETAQKWAEQYERTARYLETRGLDAFLAGRAGETCVGRRRELPAAQAAAAAIAKQSVSGLAFFARYVAGPALHAIDALAGIECPALILVGGEDKTFLRAAEVMQAKLGGRTECEILPGIGHVANLEDPEAFNARVIAFLDTL, encoded by the coding sequence GTGCAGGATGCGCCGAAACGGATCGAGAGCCGGATCGAAACAATCGAGGCGAGCGACGGCGCTGCGCTCTATGTAGAGGCCCACGGCGAAGGAATTCCAGTAGTCTTTTCTTGCGGCTACTGCACCACTCACGAAAACTGGCGCCCCCAGGTCGAACCGTTGGTCGCTGCCGGGGCCCGGGTGATTCTCCACGATCTTCGCGGCCACGGGTCGTCCGATGCTCCCGGAGAGAAGAGCGCCTATTCGATGGACCAGGTGGTCGATGATCTTGCGCGGGTGATCGGCTGGGGTGCACCCGATGAGCCCGTCGTCCTGGCGGGCCATTCGTTCGGCGGACTGTCGTCACTTCATTTCGCCGCCCGCCGTCCAGAACTCGTGCGAGCTCTGGTGCTGCTCTCGACGGGACCCGGGTTCAAGAATCCCGAAACCGCCCAGAAGTGGGCCGAGCAATACGAGCGGACCGCGCGCTATCTCGAAACTCGCGGGCTCGATGCCTTTCTCGCTGGCCGCGCGGGGGAAACTTGCGTCGGGCGTCGGCGAGAACTCCCCGCCGCGCAAGCCGCGGCCGCCGCGATCGCCAAGCAGAGTGTGAGCGGCCTTGCGTTTTTTGCGCGCTATGTGGCGGGGCCCGCCCTACACGCCATCGATGCGCTGGCGGGGATCGAGTGCCCGGCCCTGATCCTGGTCGGTGGGGAGGACAAAACCTTCTTGCGTGCGGCTGAGGTCATGCAGGCAAAACTCGGCGGCAGGACTGAGTGTGAAATTCTCCCAGGCATCGGACATGTGGCGAACCTGGAGGACCCAGAGGCGTTCAACGCCCGGGTAATCGCGTTTCTCGATACTCTTTAA
- the sppA gene encoding signal peptide peptidase SppA — translation MSSRNQSGGVRHRRFWFLLVLAVVVWFFWSLGRGRAVDVTPGSTLIVEISGPYVEATSPTLLARVFGDTSETFLSLLSLFALAERDDRIETVIVHIRNAAVGWGKASELRGAIERLRKAGHKTIAYLELDSLAVNRAYYVATAADEIYVVPGAIMPLVGLSAEYLYFGDMWEKIGIDIEVSKVGKYKSAVESIAGRGMSDAAREMLNSLLDGANQRFVSAIAEGRGLEPDAVQAIIDEGLVRSRDLLSRGLIDGIRHFEQIPEARGNNIKGRDYRSIDPRSVGFDPKVQLAVIYGSGAVVSGNARSSRSGGPVFSADQFRRALHDASNNPEIKGIVIRLDSPGGSAMAAEAIWHAVKKVKESGMPVVASISDVAASGAYYVASAADAIVISPGALTGSIGVFSLRPIFEELLETLGIRVESLQRGRYADFNSSFRPLSNESRDRMQLLTREIYELFVNRVAIGRDLGTDQVNTLGQGRVWSAEQALAVGLVDELGGFRDAVSWILSDLGLKKDTDVALISYPEPASLVNEIADLVQSGTLQGLHAAVSPLNAVESLIPLPHGLSVFRNWIVDLPLGSPLLIPSVLVEIR, via the coding sequence TTGAGTTCACGAAATCAATCGGGCGGAGTCCGTCACAGAAGGTTCTGGTTCTTGCTCGTGCTGGCGGTGGTTGTTTGGTTTTTCTGGAGCCTGGGTAGAGGTCGCGCGGTAGATGTCACTCCCGGGAGCACACTGATCGTCGAAATTTCTGGTCCGTACGTGGAGGCTACCAGTCCGACGTTGCTCGCCCGAGTTTTCGGGGATACCAGCGAAACCTTCCTGTCGCTGCTCTCGCTATTCGCACTGGCGGAGCGCGACGACCGAATCGAAACCGTGATCGTCCACATCCGCAATGCCGCGGTCGGCTGGGGCAAGGCTTCGGAGCTGCGCGGGGCGATCGAGAGGTTGCGCAAAGCGGGTCACAAGACCATCGCCTATCTCGAACTCGACTCCCTTGCGGTGAACCGTGCCTACTACGTGGCGACCGCCGCAGACGAAATCTACGTGGTTCCAGGGGCCATCATGCCCCTTGTCGGCCTGTCTGCCGAGTATCTCTACTTTGGCGACATGTGGGAAAAGATCGGCATCGATATCGAAGTCAGCAAGGTGGGGAAGTACAAGAGCGCGGTTGAATCCATCGCCGGTCGCGGAATGTCCGATGCCGCCCGGGAAATGTTGAACTCACTGCTCGACGGAGCCAATCAACGCTTTGTGTCAGCGATCGCTGAGGGGCGCGGACTCGAACCCGATGCGGTGCAGGCAATCATCGATGAAGGCCTGGTAAGGAGCCGCGATCTGTTGTCGCGCGGGCTGATTGACGGCATCCGCCATTTCGAACAGATCCCCGAAGCCCGGGGCAACAACATCAAAGGTCGTGACTATCGCAGCATCGATCCGCGCAGTGTTGGCTTCGATCCCAAGGTTCAGTTGGCGGTGATCTACGGCAGTGGCGCCGTGGTGTCGGGCAATGCGCGAAGTTCAAGATCGGGCGGCCCGGTTTTCTCGGCGGATCAATTCAGGCGGGCACTGCACGATGCGTCGAACAATCCGGAGATCAAGGGAATTGTAATCCGGCTCGACAGTCCCGGGGGTTCGGCCATGGCCGCCGAAGCCATCTGGCACGCGGTCAAGAAGGTGAAGGAATCCGGCATGCCGGTTGTCGCTTCGATTTCGGATGTCGCGGCGTCAGGGGCCTACTACGTTGCGTCTGCTGCGGACGCCATCGTGATTTCTCCCGGGGCGCTGACGGGTTCAATCGGGGTCTTCTCCCTGCGACCCATTTTCGAGGAGTTGCTCGAAACCCTCGGAATTAGAGTCGAGTCTCTGCAGCGGGGCCGCTACGCAGATTTCAATTCCAGCTTCAGACCGCTCTCAAACGAATCGCGAGACAGGATGCAGCTACTCACCCGCGAAATTTACGAATTGTTCGTAAACCGTGTCGCAATTGGTCGCGACCTGGGGACCGATCAGGTGAACACCTTGGGCCAGGGTAGGGTCTGGAGCGCCGAGCAGGCGTTGGCGGTGGGTTTGGTCGACGAACTCGGTGGATTTCGAGACGCTGTTTCATGGATTTTGTCGGATTTAGGTTTGAAGAAAGATACGGACGTCGCACTAATTTCGTATCCAGAACCCGCTTCTCTCGTAAATGAGATTGCGGATCTCGTTCAGAGCGGGACACTACAGGGACTGCACGCAGCCGTCTCGCCCCTCAATGCCGTCGAGAGTTTGATCCCCCTCCCGCACGGGCTGAGTGTATTTCGCAATTGGATTGTCGATCTGCCTTTGGGGAGTCCCCTGTTGATTCCCTCTGTGCTCGTCGAAATACGTTGA